ccccggtgtTGCCGAGTAAAGACCGGTCTCATTTGGGTTCGTCTTACCACCAGAGTGCCCCAACTGATCAGTCTATTCCATTCAATAACTTGATGTAATTTTTGTTGAAAGCCCATATAACGCATCCCTTTTATAAGTGTTTGAATTACAAATTGTTGTATTTATGAGGTAGCAAAATGCTTCACCTTACTCACCAAAATATGATGGATAAATCGAAACGGAATGAATATCACTTTTCCGCATCATTTCGATGTGCATTTCGAGCATTGGTTGCTGTCCATACGGCGTAATGGTCTGCTCGTACTCATGCTTACCGATGGTTTTTATGGACCATTCTGATTGTTCAAAGTCCGGAtcaaaaagctacaaaaatgACGAAGGGTTAGTATCAActgaacatttaaaaaaatctattaccgatatcattacttacCACCATTCCCATAACTACACGAATAGGTACGTTTCGCTCATGGCCTGCCGCCAAAAGTTGCAATTGGCAAGCGTTTACGTCATACGGCCACCTATAGCTATCCGAAAGGGTACAGAAATTGACCCACGAAAACTCCTCGATTTCGACTATTACGGTTCCTTCCTGCGAGAGAAAGCAGAGCGAGTACGGTCCAGTGAAGAGGCTCAACGTTTCGAAAGCTGGCGTCCAGATCGTGTGACACACGTCACCGACCACGGTCACGTTGTCGAAGTCGGATGCGTTCCAGTTGTAGCGTGAATCCTGCCAGGATAGGCCCATCGCACCCGACAGCTCGATCAGATTAGTGGTCTGATCGTAAACGAACCCTTGCACGTACATGTGCGAAATTTGAACGCCCGTAAAGTTGACCGGTGGATCAATCCATCGCGGTACCGACTTCAGATGATCGATCAAACGTTGCTTTCCATCGTACTCTTGCTCGAGCTCGCTACCATCAATCATCACCGTACCGTCGGTGGCGTTTGAGGGCAGCGGACAGTCATAGAACCATTTCGCCAAAGCCGTACCCCACGTGGTAAAGCTGACGTAACTCAGCCCGCTCGAATTCTTGCTTGGCATCATCGCTTCCATGAACGGTTCCCCAGTAAGATTGCCGGCGTAAATTCTGATCTGCCCTTCTGCATAGATACGAACGCGCACCGGAAGTGGATCAATCGGTGACAACAGTCCAGCGCTTGCCTTCGTCCTCAACGGCGAACCCTTCTGGCCGAAACGTATCTGCGAAAATGTATTTCCACCGCCACCAAGcactggcaaaaaaaagaaaacgggcAAGCGGGAAGATTATGCGAACCGAAATCGGAATGCAATCAAACGGGCTAGGCATTGGTTCCTCGATGAGGTTTACCTATTTCCAGCGCAGTTCCACTCGTTTTGTTCTGTTCCGCCAGCAGAATATGACCGTCGCGAGCGGCCAACACGTACACTAGAAGATCGACCACCAGATCGGGGTCAGCTGTTGGATCGTGATGCTGCAGCTCATGCAGCTTGAAGAACGCCCGATAGTTGTACCCATTGATAGCGTTGTGCTGCTTGCATTTGTGCAATTCTATGCCGGTTAAGGTCGCGCGAGG
This genomic window from Anopheles maculipalpis chromosome 2RL, idAnoMacuDA_375_x, whole genome shotgun sequence contains:
- the LOC126556513 gene encoding neuronal acetylcholine receptor subunit alpha-2; its protein translation is MRRISGTVLGIALLLTLAIVCHADTRYNVSFDELHKCKQHNAINGYNYRAFFKLHELQHHDPTADPDLVVDLLVYVLAARDGHILLAEQNKTSGTALEIVLGGGGNTFSQIRFGQKGSPLRTKASAGLLSPIDPLPVRVRIYAEGQIRIYAGNLTGEPFMEAMMPSKNSSGLSYVSFTTWGTALAKWFYDCPLPSNATDGTVMIDGSELEQEYDGKQRLIDHLKSVPRWIDPPVNFTGVQISHMYVQGFVYDQTTNLIELSGAMGLSWQDSRYNWNASDFDNVTVVGDVCHTIWTPAFETLSLFTGPYSLCFLSQEGTVIVEIEEFSWVNFCTLSDSYRWPYDVNACQLQLLAAGHERNVPIRVVMGMVLFDPDFEQSEWSIKTIGKHEYEQTITPYGQQPMLEMHIEMMRKSDIHSVSIYPSYFVANLLISISFLVDGRSRLLLNSLGLIVVLNSFLSLSVIVPRAGVPKIYIFFQWSLVFYTLSSILFVIELWLKKTRAHISPGSWIGRVISFPALRFALAMDQRSNYNTLERKNVRWDEVTCILNRIIMVVVVIVFGIGFTKP